TCTCTTGCTGAGTATTTACAACAACACAATGTTGTTGCAATTGCAGATATTGATACACGAAAACTCACACGTATTTTACGTGACAAAGGTGCGCAAAATGGTTGCATCCTTGCAGGTGAAAACATTACTGAAGAAGAAGCTTTAGCAAAAGCACGTGCTTTTGGTGGTCTAAATGGTTTAGACCTTGCCAAAGAATGTTGCGATCCTGAAGGTTTCGAATGGACTGAAGGCTCATGGACACTTGGCAAAGGTTTCTCTCAACCTGAAACTCAGTTCCATGTTGTTGCATACGATTATGGTGTCAAAACCAACATCTTACGTATGCTCGCAGACCGTGGTTGTAAACTGACTGTTGTTCCTGCTCAAACTCCTGCTGAAAAAGTGTTGGCGTTAAATCCAGATGGCGTATTCTTGTCAAATGGTCCTGGCGATCCAGCGGCATGTGATTATGCAATTGAAGCAGTAAAAACCATTGTTGAAGATGCACGTAATGTGCCTGTGTTTGGGATCTGTTTGGGTCACCAAATCCTTGCTTTAGCAAGTGGCGCTAAAACTGTAAAAATGCCTCATGGTCACCATGGCGCAAACCATCCTGTACAAAACCTTGAAAATGGTACAGTGATGATTACTTCTCAAAACCACGGCTTCGCAGTAGATGCTGAAACGCTTCCTGCAAACTTGAAAGCAACGCACAAATCATTGTTCGACCAAACCCTACAAGGGATTCATCGCACAGACAAGCCTGCGTTCAGTTTCCAAGGTCACCCTGAAGCAAGTCCTGGTCCACACGACTGCGCACCGTTGTTCGATCATTTCATCGAACTTATCGAAGCATATAAGAAGTAATTAAGGAGCGATCATGGCTAAACGTACAGACATTAAAAGCATCCTGATTATTGGTGCAGGTCCGATTGTGATCGGTCAAGCATGTGAGTTCGATTACTCAGGTGCACAAGCATGTAAAGCCCTTCGTGAAGAAGGCTACCGTGTTATTTTGGTCAACTCTAACCCAGCGACCATTATGACTGACCCTGCAATGGCAGACGCAACTTACATCGAACCAATCACTTGGCAAACTGTTGCAGCCATCATTGAAAAAGAACGCCCAGACGCAGTTCTTCCTACAATGGGTGGTCAAACAGCATTGAACTGTGCGCTTGCACTGGATGCCAACGGTATTTTAGAAAAATACAATGTTGAATTGATTGGCGCGACCAAAGAAGCGATCGAAAAAGCGGAAGACCGTAAACTTTTCGATATCGCGATGCGCAAAATCGGTTTGGAATGTCCACGTGCTGACGTTGCAGAAGACATGGAACATGCGCTTGAAATTCAAGCGCGTTTCGGTTTCCCTGTGATTATCCGCCCATCATTCACTATGGGTGGTTCAGGCGGTGGTATCGCATATAACAAAGAAGAATTTATTGAAATCTGTGAACGTGGTTTCGACCTCTCTCCTACTCACCAATTATTGATCGATGAATCATTGATTGGTTGGAAAGAATACGAAATGGAAGTTGTTCGTGACAAAAACGACAACTGTATCATTGTATGTACCATTGAAAACTTTGACCCAATGGGCGTGCATACTGGTGACTCAATCACGGTTGCACCTGCACAAACATTGACAGACAAAGAATTCCAATTACTTCGTAATGCGTCTTTAGCTGTACTTCGTGAAATTGGTGTAGAAACAGGTGGTTCGAACGTTCAATTCGGTATCAACCCGAAAGACGGTCGTATGGTTGTGATCGAGATGAACCCTCGTGTTTCTCGTTCATCTGCCCTTGCATCTAAAGCAACAGGTTTCCCGATTGCAAAAATTGCGGCGAAATTGGCTGTCGGTTATACCCTTGATGAATTGAAAAATGACATTACTGGCGGTACAACTCCTGCATCATTCGAACCTGCAATTGACTACGTTGTTACGAAAATTCCTCGTTTTAACTTCGAGAAATTCCCACAAGCTGATGCAACTTTAACGACTCAGATGAAATCTGTCGGTGAAGTCATGGCGATTGGTCGTAACTTCCAAGAATCTGTGTCTAAAGCACTTCGTGGTCTTGAAGTGGGTGCTTGTGGTTTTGATGAAAAAATCGCTGTGGGTACGGAAGGTGCACGTGAGAAAATTCTTGTTGAATTAAAAGTTCCAGGTCCAGAGCGTATTTGGTATGTAGGCGATGCATTCCGTCACGGTTTCACCCTTGATGAAGTATTTGAAGCGACTAAAATTGACCGTTGGTTCTTGATTCAAATCGAAGACATCATCAAAACAGAAAATCAAATCAAAACTTTAGGTTTTGGTGATTTGAATGCGGACAACATCCGTTCATTCAAACGTAAAGGTTTATCTGACCTTCGCATTGCGAACTTGATGGGTATTTCACAAAAACAATTCCGTAAACATCGTTGGAACTTGGGCGTAACACCAGTGTACAAACGTGTGGATACATGTGCTGCTGAGTTTGAATCTGACACAGCTTACATGTACTCAACTTACGATGAAGAATGTGAAGCGAATCCATCTAGCCGTGACAAAATCATGGTGATCGGTGGTGGTCCTAACCGTATTGGTCAAGGGATCGAGTTCGATTACTGCTGTGTACACGCAGCGCTTGCAATGCGTGATGACGGTTATGAAACAATCATGGTGAACTGTAACCCTGAAACTGTTTCTACCGACTATGACACGTCTGATCGTTTGTACTTCGAACCAATCACACTTGAAGATGTACTTGAAATCGTGCGTATCGAGAAGCCTAAAGGCATTATCGTACAGTACGGTGGTCAAACTCCGTTGAAATTGGCTCGTGCTTTAGAAGAAGCAGGTGCGCCAATTATCGGTACATCTCCAGATGCAATCGACCGTGCAGAAGACCGTGAACGTTTCCAACAAATGATTCAACGTCTACAACTTCGTCAACCGAACAACAGCATTGTAAAATCTGCTGAAGAAGGTATGGCTGAAGCGGCTAAAGTTGGCTATCCACTTGTGGTACGTCCCTCTTACGTGCTTGGTGGTCGTGCGATGGAAATCGTGTACAACGATGAAGAGTTGAAACGCTACTTACGTGATGCGGTTCAAGCATCTAACGAAGCACCAGTACTTCTTGACCACTTCTTAGATGATGCCATCGAAGTTGACGTAGACTGCGTATCTGACGGTAAAGATGTTGTGATTGGCGGGATCATGCAGCACATCGAACAAGCAGGTATTCACTCAGGTGACTCAGCATGTTCTATTCCTCCTTATTCTCTGTCTCAAGAGATTCAGGACGAAATGCGTCGTCAAACAATTGCAATGGCAAAAGAACTTGGCGTTGTTGGCTTGATGAACGTTCAATATGCTGTCAAAGGTAATGACGTTTACATCTTAGAAGTGAATCCACGTGCATCACGTACTGTGCCATTTGTTTCTAAATGTATTGGTGAATCTTTAGCAAAAGTTGCTGCACGTTGTATGGCGGGTCAATCTTTAGAATCTCAAGGATTTACTAAAGAAATCATCCCGACTCACTTTGCAGTAAAAGAAGCAGTATTCCCATTCAACAAATTCCCTGGTGTCGACCCTGTACTTGGACCTGAGATGAAATCTACAGGTGAAGTGATGGGCGTAGGTAAAACATTTGGTGAAGCATTCTATAAAGCAGTGCTTGGTTCAAATGATCGCTTACCTGGTCTTCCAACTGAAGGTGAAATCAAACACGCATTCTTATCCGTACGTGATTCAGACAAACCTCGTGCAGTCGGTATTGCAAAACAATTAACTGAGCTTGGTTTCAAAGTGATCGCTACTGGCGGTACTTATGATGTCATCAAAGCTGCGGGAATTGAATGTGAACGTGTGAATAAAGTTACAGAAGGTCGTCCAAATATTGTCGACCGCTTGAAAAATGGCGAGATTCACCTCATTATCAATACAACTGAAGGCAAACAAGCTCAGCAAGATTCATTCTCGATTCGTCGCTCTGCGCTTCAAGGTAAAGTGTACTACACGACAACTTTGAACGGTGCTGAGGCTGTATGCCAAGCTTTAGCGATTAAATTGCCAATGGATGTATACCGTTTGCAAGATTTACAAACTGTAGGTTAATTCGTTTTCCGAGAAGTCCCGTCACCTCTCGGTGGCGGGCTTTTTTCATTTCTAAACCTATATTTTTATAAACTAACAAATTTGAGGGACAACAATGCAACGTTATCCTATGACGCCTGAAGGCAAAGTTGCCTTAGAGAAAGAATTGCAACAGTTAAAATCTGTTGACCGTCCACGTATTACTGCTGCAATTGCAGAAGCACGTGAACATGGGGACTTAAAAGAGAATGCTGAATATCATGCTGCTCGTGAGCAACAAGGTTTCTGTGAAGGTCGTATTCAAGACATCGAAGGTAAACTCGGTGCATGTCAAGTGATCGACGTTAAGGAGCTTGAGCAGACAGGTCGTGTGGTTTTTGGTGTGACTGTAACCATTGAAAACTTAGATACTGAAGAACAAAAAACCTATCGGATCGTGGGTGATGATGAGGCTGATTTTAAAATCAATAAAATCTCAGTAAACTCACCGATTGCCCGTGGTCTTTTGGGTAAAAATGAGGGTGATGAAGCGAAAATTCAAACACCAAACGGTGAAGTTGAATATGAAATCGTAAAAGTTGAATATCTTTCATAAGCGTTAAATGAAAGATTTTTGATAAAATTTAGGGCTGATTGATCAGCCCTTTTTATTTTAACCACATCACCATAATATAAATTAATCATTTCAAATCACAAATCGGCAAGTCTCTAAAGCTTATGTATTTGCAATAAAATTCACAACATAAAATCATTTCGCCATTGTTAAATCTGTAATTTCATTTAAATTATTAGAAAATAAAAATTGACGGAAACTATTATGAAAGCAGGACGCGTCAGTCGTACCGCCGAAGCCGCAGCAGCCTTACGTGCCAATCACCATCTCTATGCCAATGACCCAATATTTTCCGACCCATACGCTTTTGATCTCACCAATGCGCGTTGGCGATTATTACTGAAAAATGGTTTATTTCGTAAAACCTTAAATTCAAGTTTTATGAACCAAACTTTTGGTAAACTTACAGGACAAGTGGTCGGACGCTCACGTTATGCTGAAGATTTGCTTATTCAAGCCATTGAGCAACATAACATTCAACAATATGTTTTAGTGGGTGCAGGCTTAGATTCCTTTGTTTTACGTTTAGCCAGTCAATATCCACAATTAAAAATTTTTGAATTGGATCATCCTGATACACAAAAAACCAAGATTGCAAAATTAAAGAAGATTTCTAAATCAAATCGATTCCCTGCCAATGTCGAATTTGTCAGTATTGATTTTGAAAAAGAAAAATTATCTGATGCCCTACTTCGTAGTCAATATCAACCCTCTGAAACAGCATTTTTTTCATGGCTCGGCACTACTCATTATTTAACACCTGAAACCACACTGACGACGCTACAAAATATTGTCTCTATTGCACCCTCAGGCAGTGAGTTAGTCATGGATTATTCTATTGATTATAAGCAGTTACAAGGCATCGAGCGGTATGGTGCATTTGCACTAACACATTTTACCCATTTCTTAAAAGAGCCATTATTAGGTACTTTTATTCCATCTGATTTGCATCAAGCCGTTGAAAAAATGGGTTATGAGGTTGTTGAAGATTTGTCAGGTATTGACATTACAACACGTTATTTTTATCAACGTGCGGATTATATTGAACATACAAAGGCTGCACAGTTAATTCATTTAAGAGTTGCTTAGGCTATTTTCTTACGCTTTGTGCTAAAGTCATATAGAATGGTGTGACCACGTGCCTGCTACATTTTATATGACTGATTCCATAAACTCACCTGTAAAACATTGGTGTGAATTTGAGTTTATTTCTAAAACTGTGAAAAACCCCAATATTCACATTAAAGGCAATTACAGTTATTACTCTGCTTATTGGGATCAGGGTTTTGAGCGTTGTGTGGTACGTTATTTACATGACAAACCGTCTACGCCTGAAAAGCCAATTGATCAGCTATATATCGGTAATTTTGTTTGTTTTGGTGCTGAATGCGTCATCATGATGGGTGGTAATCAGCTACATCGAACCGATTGGATCTCAGCTTTTCCTTTTGATACCCGTTGTTTTTTGCCTGCGGGTGATACATTCATTGCAGATGGTTGTTGGATTGGCAGTCGTGCCATGATTATGCAAGGGGTAAAACTGGGTGAAGGTGCTGTGGTGGCAACAGGTGCTGTGGTAACCAAAGATGTTCCACCTTATGCCATTGTGGGTGGTGTTCCAGCAAAAATTATAAAATATCGTTTTTCAGAACAAGAGATTAAAAAACTGCTTGCGCTTAAACTGTATGAAATCGATGAAAAGCAATTTTTGAAAATGCGAGAACAGCTACAGATGGATGATGTGAATCAATTGGTTCAACATTTTCATGACATTCACTTATATTCATCATGATTTTATTCAAAACATAAAAAAGCCCAAACTATTTTAAGCATTTACCTAAAATCTTTGGGCAATTTCTACTAAAGCAGTTTAGTCTTTTGACTCATCTGGTGGCACTTCAGTAATTTTCCCACCACGTGCTAAAAATGCAGCAACTTCATCTTCCAATGCTTGACGCTGTTTCAGCTTAGCAGTGACCGTTAAAGTTTCAGCTTCAGCTAAGTCCGCATCTGATACCGTTGAATCACTCGCAGCCGCACCTTTTTCGGCAGCTTTCGCTTCATCATCATCTACAGCGCTGTCTTCTGTATTTTCATCGTAATCATTTGTGTCCGTCATTGACGATCTCCCCATGAATGACTATACATTTACCAAAGTCGGTTCTAATTACGAAGAAATGTACCAATCTCTCAAGCATTCGCCTAGTGCTAAATACACAAAAATCGTATTTTTTTTACCCAAATTCATCATTTTTTTTAAATGATTGTCCAAAAATCATCACTTTTGTTTCAAAGTGCATAACGTGTATGGCTTAAGTTTGCCAAACCATTGGCTTGTGCCATAAAGCGTTCTTTTAACGCAGGGATATTTTCCACTTGTTTTAAGCCAAAATTTCTCGCCCATACCAATGGAAAAAGCTCAGCACTTTCTAAGAAACCAATCGCAGACATGCCGTGCATCATGGCATCATTTTGTCCCTTACGTTGGTGTTCATAACGCTTCAAGGTTTGTTCATGTGCCCAAACACCACGTTCACGGCCTTTTAATAACACATCACACAAAACGGCGGCATCTAAACAACCAATATTCACACCTTGCCCTGCAAGCGGATGGATCACATGCGCAGCATCACCAATTAATGCTAAACCATTTTTCACATAACGCTGTGCAGCACGAGCTTTGAGTGGGAATTTGGCACGAGGCGTGGATTCCAAAACCTCGCCCAACATGTAATGACTTTCACGCGTGAGCAATTGGTAAAATTCTTGATCATTTAAACTTGCATATTCATCTGCATAATCATCAGGCAATGTCCACACAATTGAAACCCAGTGTTCAGCCTGTTCAGGCTTTAAACTCGCCATCGGTAAAAATGCCAAAGGTCCTGTTGGATGGAAAATCTGACGCGCGACATATTGATGTGGTGCTGTAGTACGAATGGCACAAGTTAAACCCGCTTGCTTATAATCCAAAACATCAAGATCAATAAAAGCTTGTTCTCGTACAAAAGAGTTTGCACCATCTGCACCAATAACCAATT
The DNA window shown above is from Acinetobacter piscicola and carries:
- a CDS encoding FAD-dependent monooxygenase; the protein is MSEFNPQDLLDVVIIGGGLVGGLTALLLAEGGVQATVLDAAPILDAEKTLSTANPRVLALSQATIHLLKTVQVWEKLARQMPYTGMQVWNKNGYGEINFGQASNQFPSEQNCLGSMVEPSVLNLAIQQMMLEKVKDYRTEVRVTRVEQGVGCWIIQLADGTKLKTKLVIGADGANSFVREQAFIDLDVLDYKQAGLTCAIRTTAPHQYVARQIFHPTGPLAFLPMASLKPEQAEHWVSIVWTLPDDYADEYASLNDQEFYQLLTRESHYMLGEVLESTPRAKFPLKARAAQRYVKNGLALIGDAAHVIHPLAGQGVNIGCLDAAVLCDVLLKGRERGVWAHEQTLKRYEHQRKGQNDAMMHGMSAIGFLESAELFPLVWARNFGLKQVENIPALKERFMAQANGLANLSHTRYAL
- a CDS encoding class I SAM-dependent methyltransferase, yielding MKAGRVSRTAEAAAALRANHHLYANDPIFSDPYAFDLTNARWRLLLKNGLFRKTLNSSFMNQTFGKLTGQVVGRSRYAEDLLIQAIEQHNIQQYVLVGAGLDSFVLRLASQYPQLKIFELDHPDTQKTKIAKLKKISKSNRFPANVEFVSIDFEKEKLSDALLRSQYQPSETAFFSWLGTTHYLTPETTLTTLQNIVSIAPSGSELVMDYSIDYKQLQGIERYGAFALTHFTHFLKEPLLGTFIPSDLHQAVEKMGYEVVEDLSGIDITTRYFYQRADYIEHTKAAQLIHLRVA
- a CDS encoding CatB-related O-acetyltransferase — translated: MTDSINSPVKHWCEFEFISKTVKNPNIHIKGNYSYYSAYWDQGFERCVVRYLHDKPSTPEKPIDQLYIGNFVCFGAECVIMMGGNQLHRTDWISAFPFDTRCFLPAGDTFIADGCWIGSRAMIMQGVKLGEGAVVATGAVVTKDVPPYAIVGGVPAKIIKYRFSEQEIKKLLALKLYEIDEKQFLKMREQLQMDDVNQLVQHFHDIHLYSS
- the carA gene encoding glutamine-hydrolyzing carbamoyl-phosphate synthase small subunit, with the translated sequence MSIPAILALADGTIFKGTSIGATGSTTGEVVFNTAMTGYQEILTDPSYAQQLVTLTYPHIGNTGCNNEDAESGRIHKVWANGLIIRDLPLLHSNFRAEQSLAEYLQQHNVVAIADIDTRKLTRILRDKGAQNGCILAGENITEEEALAKARAFGGLNGLDLAKECCDPEGFEWTEGSWTLGKGFSQPETQFHVVAYDYGVKTNILRMLADRGCKLTVVPAQTPAEKVLALNPDGVFLSNGPGDPAACDYAIEAVKTIVEDARNVPVFGICLGHQILALASGAKTVKMPHGHHGANHPVQNLENGTVMITSQNHGFAVDAETLPANLKATHKSLFDQTLQGIHRTDKPAFSFQGHPEASPGPHDCAPLFDHFIELIEAYKK
- the carB gene encoding carbamoyl-phosphate synthase large subunit — protein: MAKRTDIKSILIIGAGPIVIGQACEFDYSGAQACKALREEGYRVILVNSNPATIMTDPAMADATYIEPITWQTVAAIIEKERPDAVLPTMGGQTALNCALALDANGILEKYNVELIGATKEAIEKAEDRKLFDIAMRKIGLECPRADVAEDMEHALEIQARFGFPVIIRPSFTMGGSGGGIAYNKEEFIEICERGFDLSPTHQLLIDESLIGWKEYEMEVVRDKNDNCIIVCTIENFDPMGVHTGDSITVAPAQTLTDKEFQLLRNASLAVLREIGVETGGSNVQFGINPKDGRMVVIEMNPRVSRSSALASKATGFPIAKIAAKLAVGYTLDELKNDITGGTTPASFEPAIDYVVTKIPRFNFEKFPQADATLTTQMKSVGEVMAIGRNFQESVSKALRGLEVGACGFDEKIAVGTEGAREKILVELKVPGPERIWYVGDAFRHGFTLDEVFEATKIDRWFLIQIEDIIKTENQIKTLGFGDLNADNIRSFKRKGLSDLRIANLMGISQKQFRKHRWNLGVTPVYKRVDTCAAEFESDTAYMYSTYDEECEANPSSRDKIMVIGGGPNRIGQGIEFDYCCVHAALAMRDDGYETIMVNCNPETVSTDYDTSDRLYFEPITLEDVLEIVRIEKPKGIIVQYGGQTPLKLARALEEAGAPIIGTSPDAIDRAEDRERFQQMIQRLQLRQPNNSIVKSAEEGMAEAAKVGYPLVVRPSYVLGGRAMEIVYNDEELKRYLRDAVQASNEAPVLLDHFLDDAIEVDVDCVSDGKDVVIGGIMQHIEQAGIHSGDSACSIPPYSLSQEIQDEMRRQTIAMAKELGVVGLMNVQYAVKGNDVYILEVNPRASRTVPFVSKCIGESLAKVAARCMAGQSLESQGFTKEIIPTHFAVKEAVFPFNKFPGVDPVLGPEMKSTGEVMGVGKTFGEAFYKAVLGSNDRLPGLPTEGEIKHAFLSVRDSDKPRAVGIAKQLTELGFKVIATGGTYDVIKAAGIECERVNKVTEGRPNIVDRLKNGEIHLIINTTEGKQAQQDSFSIRRSALQGKVYYTTTLNGAEAVCQALAIKLPMDVYRLQDLQTVG
- the greA gene encoding transcription elongation factor GreA, which gives rise to MQRYPMTPEGKVALEKELQQLKSVDRPRITAAIAEAREHGDLKENAEYHAAREQQGFCEGRIQDIEGKLGACQVIDVKELEQTGRVVFGVTVTIENLDTEEQKTYRIVGDDEADFKINKISVNSPIARGLLGKNEGDEAKIQTPNGEVEYEIVKVEYLS